CGAGGACCCGGACGCCGGCATCCGCCTCGAGGAGCGCCTCCGCGTGCCCTCCCGCGCCGGCGGTCGCATCCACGAAGAGGCCCGGGCCGGGCGAGAGGACCTCGACCGTCTCGCGGAGGAGAACGGGAACGTGCGGAGCACCCATGTCGACCTAAAGCAGCAGCTTCGAGAGTTCGTCGTAGTCCTCCACCGTGAAGTCTTCGGCGGCGAGCCGGTCGCGCGTCGCCGCGCGGTCGGTGACGACCAGGTGATCGATGTTGCCGGTGACGACGACGTCGCCGGCGAGCCGGGAGGTTTCGCGCAGGATCGCCGGCAGGAGCGCGCGCCCCTGGCCGTCCATCCGCTCCTGCTTTCCGAAGTAGTTCACGCGCTCGAGGAACTTCATCTTCGAGCGATGGACCGCGGGCGCCGCGGCGAGACGTTCCTCGATGCCCTGCCAGACCGGGAGCGGATAGACGAGCGCATCCCGGCCGTGAATCGACGTCACGAACAGATCGGCGCCGAACGCTTCTTCGATCTGTCGTCGAAAAACGTTCGGAATCTTGAGCCGGCCTTTCTCATCGATAGAGGCCGGTGCACTACCCCGAAAGCGATCCATACGGACCACTCCTATCCACTTTTAACCAGAAAGAACCACGGCCATGTTAGGAGTCTGCGTCCGTAACTGTCAAGAAGATTTAAGGGTTAGGTCGAGATCGCGGCGCAATGAAGGCGTAACAGGCTTCGGTCCTGAAGCCGTCGGTCTCGAGTCTGGCGGCGCTCCGCTCCGGCATCCTAATTCGTGCCCGGGGTCGCAGACTCGCAATGGCTCGCCGTCGCGCCGCGCGTCCCTCCGAGAGCGAAAGCTGGCGACGAGAGCATCGCA
This portion of the Thermoanaerobaculia bacterium genome encodes:
- a CDS encoding division/cell wall cluster transcriptional repressor MraZ, with protein sequence MDRFRGSAPASIDEKGRLKIPNVFRRQIEEAFGADLFVTSIHGRDALVYPLPVWQGIEERLAAAPAVHRSKMKFLERVNYFGKQERMDGQGRALLPAILRETSRLAGDVVVTGNIDHLVVTDRAATRDRLAAEDFTVEDYDELSKLLL